In Methanobacterium sp., the DNA window TACCCTGCAGAATATGGGATAATTCCCCAAACACTTTATGATGACGGAGACCCTATGGACATCATGGTATTAATGGAACAACCAACATTCCCGGGATGTGTAATTGAAACACGACCAATTGGAATAATGAGAATGATTGACGGCGATGATAATGACGATAAAATATTAGGCGTACCTATTAATGATCCAAGATTCAAAGATATAAATGATATTGGGGATGTTCCAAGCCATCTTTTAGATGAAATCGCACATTTTTTCAAAGAATACAAGTATCTTGAAGGTAAAGTTACAGAAGTAAACGGATGGGAAAACGCCCAAAAAGCATTTGAGGCAATAAAACATTCTATAGAATTATATAAAAAAGAATAAACCGAAGAGGGGTTTAATGTATTTAATATCCAAAATTGAAGACACTGTTAGAGTTCCACCATCCATGTTTGAGGAGCCTTTAAAAGAGGTTGCATTCGATCTTTTAAATGAAAATTACGTTGGAAAAATCGATAAAAAAATGGGATTAATGGTTACAGTAAAAGAAGTTGAAGAAATTGGTGTAGGTAAAGTAATAATGGGTGATGGTGCAGCATATCATGATGTAACATTCACAGCTCTATTCTTTAAACCAGACTTACAAGAAATTGTAGAAGGCGAAGTAATTGAAATAACCGAATTTGGAGCATTTATCCGAATAGGTCCTATGGATGGTCTTG includes these proteins:
- a CDS encoding inorganic diphosphatase; protein product: MNLWKDLEPGPSVPEVIYAVIEIPKGSRNKYEYDKDMEAFALDRVLYSPFVYPAEYGIIPQTLYDDGDPMDIMVLMEQPTFPGCVIETRPIGIMRMIDGDDNDDKILGVPINDPRFKDINDIGDVPSHLLDEIAHFFKEYKYLEGKVTEVNGWENAQKAFEAIKHSIELYKKE
- a CDS encoding DNA-directed RNA polymerase is translated as MYLISKIEDTVRVPPSMFEEPLKEVAFDLLNENYVGKIDKKMGLMVTVKEVEEIGVGKVIMGDGAAYHDVTFTALFFKPDLQEIVEGEVIEITEFGAFIRIGPMDGLVHVSQVTDDYINYDAKRGALLGKESKKTLEEGNKVRARIVALSLKGKSSKETKIGLTMRQPGLGREEWIEEEKRKKK